Proteins encoded by one window of Desulfovibrio ferrophilus:
- a CDS encoding peptidylprolyl isomerase: MKRLFYAVTLMLLAVSGLSGCGGDQEEHGIVARVNGRPITLEQLQLKYDFKKLSYAAETAGVAALKKDYGGILTDLIVQELVTQELETLGLSVTDEELAAAENEIRADYPEGAFEEVLVEEYLDLEFWRQELRNRLVMEKFFSEVLRPDITIGYEEAEAYYKTHIQDFFLPSRLSFQLVSGPSREGVQNALDLYRKGETLESLQGRFDRIAIREIRLREDRLTVNWKNALKGLAPGEASSVLGGENGYEALVFSEKIPAKVLDPSQAYPVVERVLLDQKLRESFDSWLDDALAVAVIKVTPHLPIKLTAEEPSVEEGVFPAEEVEPQQEGVASDAEAASGQ; the protein is encoded by the coding sequence ATGAAAAGACTGTTTTATGCTGTCACTTTGATGCTCTTGGCAGTATCTGGTCTGTCTGGTTGCGGTGGCGATCAGGAAGAGCACGGTATTGTTGCACGGGTCAATGGACGTCCGATTACTCTGGAGCAACTTCAGCTCAAATACGATTTCAAGAAACTGTCCTACGCCGCTGAAACAGCCGGTGTAGCTGCCTTGAAAAAGGACTATGGCGGTATTCTTACAGATCTGATCGTCCAGGAGCTTGTGACGCAGGAACTTGAGACCTTGGGGCTTTCGGTGACTGACGAGGAACTTGCTGCTGCCGAGAACGAGATTCGTGCCGACTATCCCGAAGGGGCCTTTGAAGAGGTTCTTGTCGAGGAGTATCTGGATCTGGAATTCTGGCGTCAGGAATTGCGTAATCGGTTGGTCATGGAGAAATTCTTCAGCGAAGTCCTGCGCCCCGATATCACCATTGGCTATGAAGAAGCCGAAGCGTATTACAAGACGCATATTCAGGACTTCTTCCTGCCTTCCAGACTCAGTTTCCAATTGGTCTCAGGTCCCAGCCGTGAAGGTGTCCAGAATGCCCTGGATCTCTATCGCAAGGGTGAGACTCTCGAATCGTTGCAAGGACGGTTTGATCGTATCGCCATTCGTGAAATTCGGCTTCGGGAAGATCGATTGACCGTGAATTGGAAGAATGCTCTCAAAGGCTTGGCACCTGGAGAGGCCAGTTCTGTACTCGGTGGTGAAAATGGCTATGAAGCCCTCGTGTTTTCCGAGAAAATTCCGGCCAAGGTTTTGGATCCATCTCAGGCCTATCCCGTTGTAGAGAGGGTTTTGCTGGATCAGAAACTGAGGGAATCTTTTGATTCCTGGTTGGATGATGCGTTGGCTGTTGCCGTGATCAAGGTGACTCCACATCTGCCCATCAAGCTCACAGCCGAGGAGCCTTCCGTGGAGGAAGGGGTTTTCCCCGCTGAGGAGGTTGAGCCGCAGCAGGAAGGAGTTGCTTCAGATGCAGAGGCCGCTTCCGGCCAGTGA
- a CDS encoding SurA N-terminal domain-containing protein codes for MLSIIRIAILVVALTSVQPAVAGDVVDRIVGMVNGEIITLFDLNERMKPVFEKFQGREVTDKEKAAIVNIRKNLLEQMVQDILIKQQIAKLGVTVTDSEILNEMESVQSRNKMSKEDFEAQLRLEGMTVEQYKKKLGDDILKHRLIGAMVKRKVVVSDEEVKSYFDEHRSQYAKDKRVELAVILVPTKDGADKLHAAITKGEMTFAEAAAKYSQGPGTDQGGNLGTLEWGSIASDWRDALEGVQPGGLSKSFEFRQMGAILQLVSVAGGEALEFDAVVEAEIRQKLYQQQLEERFNSYMERLRSEAVVEIKL; via the coding sequence TTGCTGTCCATTATCCGTATTGCCATCCTGGTGGTGGCGCTCACAAGCGTACAGCCTGCCGTCGCAGGGGACGTCGTTGATCGTATCGTTGGCATGGTCAATGGCGAAATTATCACATTGTTCGATCTCAATGAGCGTATGAAGCCGGTTTTTGAGAAGTTCCAGGGCCGTGAAGTGACCGATAAGGAAAAGGCGGCCATCGTTAATATCCGTAAGAATTTACTGGAGCAGATGGTTCAGGACATCCTGATCAAACAGCAGATAGCCAAGTTGGGCGTGACTGTGACCGACAGCGAGATTCTGAATGAGATGGAGTCGGTGCAGAGCCGCAACAAGATGTCGAAGGAAGATTTCGAAGCTCAGCTGAGGCTTGAGGGAATGACTGTTGAGCAGTACAAGAAGAAGCTTGGGGATGACATCCTGAAGCATCGTCTGATTGGGGCGATGGTCAAGCGCAAAGTCGTGGTCAGCGATGAAGAGGTCAAATCGTATTTTGATGAGCATCGCAGCCAGTACGCCAAGGACAAGCGGGTCGAACTTGCCGTCATTCTTGTGCCTACGAAAGACGGAGCGGATAAGCTTCACGCGGCCATCACCAAGGGTGAAATGACCTTTGCCGAGGCTGCGGCCAAGTATTCCCAGGGGCCGGGAACGGACCAGGGAGGTAATCTTGGGACGTTGGAGTGGGGCAGTATTGCGTCGGACTGGCGTGACGCCCTTGAAGGTGTCCAGCCCGGTGGTCTGAGCAAGTCTTTTGAGTTCAGGCAGATGGGGGCGATTCTTCAGCTCGTGTCTGTGGCCGGTGGCGAAGCCCTTGAGTTCGATGCTGTTGTGGAAGCTGAAATTCGTCAGAAGCTTTATCAGCAGCAATTGGAAGAGCGTTTTAATTCATACATGGAACGCCTCCGCTCTGAAGCGGTGGTTGAGATAAAGCTCTAG
- a CDS encoding helix-turn-helix domain-containing protein: MNLNDMGQNLRRERERQGLTIDEVVQRTKISKSNILAMEAGNMDELPHPVYAKGFARNYAKLLKLDPEEYASAMGREFVTEDNVGKDVASDEFEEQIPLESSGNGLKILVLGLALLAMVIGGAIFMFSSPASEAPSDVLAPAHVEQPAVEQHTTPVIDDTVSATEVPVEADVEQQAAGTVQDEVARAEQAVQDAAPVVTGHAASTDAMHDPSDSRERVVVEAEEPCWVLAEVDGGENGEGGVTVDVMLQPGQSKLLRFHKTLVVKLGNGGGVKVTYNGQPYSFTAQSGQVKTLLFPAP, translated from the coding sequence ATGAATCTCAATGATATGGGTCAGAACCTTCGGCGCGAACGTGAGCGTCAGGGATTGACCATTGATGAAGTGGTCCAACGAACCAAGATCAGCAAGTCGAATATCCTGGCTATGGAGGCCGGGAATATGGACGAGTTGCCACATCCTGTCTACGCCAAGGGTTTTGCACGTAACTACGCAAAGCTGTTGAAACTTGATCCTGAAGAGTACGCGTCTGCCATGGGTCGTGAATTCGTGACCGAGGATAACGTCGGCAAGGACGTTGCTTCGGATGAATTCGAAGAACAGATTCCACTGGAATCCTCGGGTAACGGGCTCAAGATCCTGGTGCTTGGGCTGGCCTTGTTGGCAATGGTTATTGGTGGTGCCATCTTCATGTTTTCCTCTCCAGCGTCTGAGGCGCCTTCGGATGTTCTGGCTCCGGCGCATGTTGAGCAGCCAGCAGTTGAACAACACACGACTCCGGTTATTGACGATACAGTCTCTGCCACTGAAGTACCTGTAGAGGCTGATGTGGAACAACAGGCTGCGGGGACTGTTCAGGATGAAGTGGCCCGGGCAGAACAAGCGGTTCAGGATGCTGCTCCAGTTGTTACCGGCCATGCAGCTTCGACCGATGCCATGCACGATCCTTCCGATTCCCGCGAGCGGGTGGTCGTGGAGGCCGAAGAACCCTGCTGGGTGTTGGCCGAAGTTGACGGCGGTGAGAATGGCGAAGGTGGCGTCACCGTGGATGTGATGCTCCAGCCGGGGCAGTCGAAATTGCTTCGGTTTCACAAGACTCTTGTTGTCAAACTGGGCAATGGAGGCGGTGTGAAAGTGACGTATAACGGTCAGCCTTATTCCTTCACAGCGCAGTCCGGTCAGGTCAAGACGCTGCTTTTCCCCGCTCCCTAA
- the recO gene encoding DNA repair protein RecO, translating to MEFTERSLIIKVGRFREIDLWVRLATPSRGVFTAFAFGGSKSRRRFLGCLDPLNHVLFRFKKSPRGEYLYLMEGTLISGHPHLRSNQRMLGRAANCLKFYESVYEGPGDSRQGFELLSEALSVLEAAVDSSPMFPVLFRAKVAFTQGYGPALLTCPHCGKDLRNSVAPMFLVEQGQVACTEHIQGSGRRIPLGTEALDILRIVKAGRPEDWHALEPSPVARRQLYDIVDGIVRYHLGLAWEDGRFQRI from the coding sequence ATGGAGTTCACGGAACGGTCCCTGATCATCAAGGTGGGGCGCTTCCGCGAGATTGATCTCTGGGTGCGGCTCGCCACCCCCTCACGCGGTGTATTCACCGCTTTCGCATTTGGGGGGTCCAAGAGTCGGCGCCGTTTTCTTGGCTGTCTGGACCCCTTGAACCATGTTCTCTTCCGGTTCAAGAAGAGCCCCCGGGGCGAGTATCTTTACCTGATGGAAGGTACGCTCATTTCGGGGCATCCTCATTTGCGGTCCAATCAGCGAATGCTGGGCCGTGCGGCCAACTGCCTGAAATTTTACGAATCTGTTTACGAAGGGCCTGGCGATTCCCGACAGGGGTTCGAACTCTTGTCCGAAGCGCTGTCTGTACTGGAAGCCGCTGTTGATTCCTCTCCCATGTTCCCTGTGTTGTTCCGGGCCAAGGTGGCCTTCACGCAGGGATATGGCCCGGCGCTGTTGACTTGCCCTCATTGCGGAAAAGACTTAAGGAATTCCGTTGCGCCGATGTTCCTGGTGGAGCAGGGCCAAGTGGCCTGTACCGAGCATATCCAGGGAAGTGGTAGACGAATCCCCCTGGGAACGGAAGCCTTGGATATCTTGAGGATAGTCAAGGCTGGCCGCCCCGAGGACTGGCATGCTCTGGAGCCTTCTCCCGTAGCCAGGCGACAACTGTATGATATCGTTGACGGCATTGTGCGTTACCATCTGGGCCTGGCCTGGGAAGATGGCCGTTTTCAACGAATTTGA
- the glyQ gene encoding glycine--tRNA ligase subunit alpha: MHFQDVILALQRFWADRGCVIQQPYDIECGAGTFNPATFFRVIGPEPWSVAYVEPSRRPTDGRYGENPNRLQNFSQFQVILKPSPDNIQELYLESLRALGVDPAEHDIRFVEDNWESPTLGAWGLGWEVWLNGMEITQFTYFQQVGGIDLSPVSVEITYGLERICMYLQEKESVYDLTWNENVTYGHVFHQNEVEQSRYNFDLSDADMLLKLFDMYEGECNKLCEAAQPWPAYDYCLKCSHTFNLLDARGAISITERMAYILRVRSLAQKIARLYADQREEMGYPMLAK; this comes from the coding sequence ATGCATTTCCAGGACGTGATTCTGGCCCTGCAGAGATTTTGGGCTGACCGTGGTTGCGTGATTCAGCAACCGTATGACATCGAATGCGGTGCGGGGACGTTTAACCCGGCGACTTTCTTCCGTGTAATCGGTCCTGAGCCGTGGAGTGTGGCCTATGTGGAGCCCTCCCGCAGACCCACCGATGGTCGCTACGGAGAGAATCCCAACCGCCTGCAGAATTTTTCGCAGTTTCAGGTGATTTTGAAGCCTTCCCCCGACAATATCCAGGAGTTGTATCTGGAAAGTCTGCGGGCTCTGGGCGTTGATCCTGCCGAACACGATATTCGGTTTGTTGAAGACAACTGGGAATCCCCGACTCTGGGTGCCTGGGGCCTGGGCTGGGAAGTCTGGCTCAACGGCATGGAGATCACCCAGTTCACCTACTTCCAGCAGGTGGGCGGTATTGATCTGTCTCCCGTCAGTGTGGAAATTACCTACGGTCTGGAACGAATCTGCATGTATCTTCAGGAAAAGGAGTCGGTGTACGACCTGACCTGGAACGAGAATGTGACCTACGGGCACGTCTTCCATCAGAACGAGGTGGAGCAGTCGCGTTACAACTTCGACCTTTCCGATGCGGACATGCTGCTCAAGCTGTTCGATATGTACGAGGGCGAGTGCAACAAGCTGTGCGAGGCCGCGCAGCCTTGGCCTGCCTACGATTATTGTCTGAAATGCTCCCATACCTTCAACCTCCTGGACGCCCGTGGAGCCATCTCCATCACCGAGCGCATGGCTTATATCCTGCGTGTGCGTTCCCTGGCCCAGAAGATCGCCCGGCTGTATGCCGACCAGCGCGAGGAAATGGGTTATCCCATGCTCGCCAAATAG
- the glyS gene encoding glycine--tRNA ligase subunit beta: MSKFILEIGTEELPARFFPRLSDDLGKAVEKGLSEALIEYGTVETFTTPRRVVVMVDDVAQTQRSEEELVSGPPRRIAYGEDGQPTKAALGFAKTQNVDIADCFIQETGKGEYLAVKKTMGGGNSIDLLAGICAAAISGLQFPKKMRWGSGDFGFGRPIQWLLALLDEQVVSFELAGVKSGRQTWGHRVHGAGPFDVSTAADYQNVVRDQCKIVLSRDERSETIRKEADELAAAAGGSVVWKESLMVEVVGLVETPVVIMGDFDPSFLEVPREVLLSSMEGHQKSFGVEASDGSLLPHFISTLNLEPKDRSLVKKGWERVLRARLEDARFFWKADLDAKVDDWLASLDNVIYLKGLGSMGDKTRRLETLCGALGSQIDSNLKEDAARAGRLSKADLVSEMVGEFDELQGLMGGIYAEKRGEPQAVADALYQQYLPAGPNSPVPTSLFGAILSMADKADSMAGCFGLGKVPTGANDPYALRRAALGIIRIILAFDLKIDLGELLKAAQDTYKGINWKLEPEEIHTQLMDFFAGRLKAYFTGKGYETLVVEAALGAGFTDLCALARRVEALAEFSRRDDFGQAVLTFKRAANIIIKQGNADGVELTGGYDPTLFEDDQEKALAARLDEIGPTWDKLWAEADFASLLGLLGELRPDVDAFFDGVMVMCEDETLRLNRLNLLQALVSRLGRLADFSALQV, translated from the coding sequence ATGTCGAAATTCATTCTTGAGATAGGCACCGAGGAACTCCCGGCGCGATTTTTTCCCAGATTGTCCGATGATTTGGGGAAGGCAGTTGAAAAGGGCCTGAGCGAGGCTCTGATCGAATATGGAACCGTTGAGACCTTTACCACGCCGCGTCGCGTGGTGGTCATGGTCGACGATGTGGCTCAGACCCAGCGTAGCGAGGAAGAGCTTGTCTCCGGCCCGCCGAGGCGCATCGCCTATGGCGAGGACGGTCAGCCCACCAAGGCCGCACTGGGCTTTGCCAAGACCCAGAACGTGGATATCGCAGACTGCTTTATTCAGGAAACGGGAAAGGGTGAATACCTGGCCGTGAAAAAGACCATGGGGGGCGGCAACAGTATCGACCTGCTTGCGGGCATCTGCGCAGCCGCCATTTCCGGCTTGCAGTTCCCCAAGAAGATGCGTTGGGGCTCTGGTGACTTTGGTTTTGGTCGTCCCATCCAGTGGTTATTGGCTCTGCTTGATGAACAGGTTGTTTCCTTCGAGTTGGCCGGAGTCAAGTCCGGTCGTCAGACTTGGGGACACCGGGTTCATGGCGCGGGCCCCTTTGATGTCTCTACCGCAGCCGACTATCAGAATGTCGTTCGGGACCAGTGCAAGATTGTCCTCAGCCGCGACGAGCGTAGCGAGACTATCCGCAAGGAGGCCGACGAGTTGGCCGCTGCTGCGGGCGGTTCCGTGGTCTGGAAGGAGAGCCTGATGGTCGAGGTCGTTGGCCTGGTGGAGACCCCCGTGGTCATCATGGGCGATTTCGATCCGTCGTTCCTCGAGGTACCGCGCGAAGTCCTGCTGTCCAGCATGGAAGGGCACCAGAAGAGCTTTGGTGTAGAGGCCTCGGATGGCTCTCTGCTGCCGCATTTTATCTCCACCCTGAACCTGGAGCCCAAGGACCGTTCTCTGGTCAAAAAGGGATGGGAGCGCGTACTGCGCGCCCGCCTGGAGGACGCACGTTTCTTCTGGAAGGCGGACCTGGACGCCAAGGTGGACGACTGGCTGGCCAGCCTGGATAACGTAATCTATTTGAAGGGTCTGGGCAGCATGGGTGATAAAACTCGCCGCCTGGAGACCCTGTGTGGTGCCTTGGGTTCGCAGATCGATTCGAACCTGAAAGAAGATGCCGCCCGTGCCGGACGTTTGTCCAAGGCCGATCTTGTTTCCGAGATGGTTGGTGAATTCGACGAGCTTCAGGGCCTTATGGGCGGGATTTATGCTGAAAAGCGTGGCGAGCCCCAAGCCGTAGCCGACGCCCTGTATCAGCAGTACCTGCCCGCAGGCCCCAATAGCCCGGTTCCCACAAGTCTGTTCGGAGCGATCTTGTCCATGGCGGACAAAGCCGACTCCATGGCTGGTTGTTTCGGGCTGGGTAAGGTGCCGACAGGTGCCAACGATCCTTATGCTTTGCGTCGTGCTGCTCTGGGTATCATTCGCATCATCCTGGCTTTTGATCTCAAGATCGATCTGGGTGAGTTGCTGAAGGCCGCGCAGGACACCTATAAAGGGATCAATTGGAAGCTGGAGCCCGAAGAGATTCACACGCAGCTCATGGACTTCTTTGCCGGTCGTCTGAAGGCCTACTTTACGGGCAAGGGCTATGAGACCCTGGTTGTCGAGGCAGCTCTGGGAGCCGGATTCACTGATTTGTGTGCGTTGGCTCGACGGGTCGAAGCCTTGGCGGAATTCAGCCGCCGTGATGACTTCGGACAGGCTGTTCTGACCTTTAAGCGTGCCGCCAATATCATCATCAAGCAGGGCAACGCTGATGGCGTTGAACTGACCGGCGGATATGATCCCACATTGTTCGAGGATGACCAGGAAAAGGCTTTGGCCGCACGCCTGGACGAAATAGGTCCCACTTGGGACAAGCTCTGGGCCGAGGCGGACTTTGCTAGCCTGCTGGGCTTGCTGGGTGAGCTTCGACCGGATGTGGACGCCTTCTTTGATGGCGTGATGGTCATGTGTGAAGACGAGACCCTGCGTCTGAATCGCCTGAATCTGTTGCAGGCTTTGGTGTCCCGTTTGGGTCGGCTGGCTGATTTTTCAGCTTTGCAGGTGTAG
- the rpsT gene encoding 30S ribosomal protein S20, translated as MANHKSAVKRHRQSLKRNERNRAVRTRIKNVVKAVRQAVEENNVEQAQAALLTATSVLDKAATKKVIHSRQAARRISRLNLAVNKLG; from the coding sequence TTGGCTAACCACAAGTCCGCAGTTAAGCGGCATCGCCAGAGCCTGAAGCGGAATGAGCGCAACCGCGCCGTTAGGACTCGTATCAAGAACGTGGTCAAGGCTGTGCGCCAGGCCGTGGAAGAGAATAACGTCGAGCAGGCTCAGGCCGCTCTTCTGACTGCTACTTCCGTCCTGGACAAAGCTGCTACCAAAAAGGTGATCCACAGCCGTCAGGCTGCTCGACGGATCTCCCGCCTGAACCTGGCCGTTAACAAGCTCGGCTAG
- the trkA gene encoding Trk system potassium transporter TrkA, which produces MSLKVIIIGAGEVGYHIARRLSAEAKDVVIIDRDPKALKRIIESIDVQIIEGSGSVPGILQSAGIDEADVLLAVTDSDEINIIACTFASALAPDIVKLARIRNDEYVNVGEHSVKTLLNIDKTINPDVEVVKAIEQAVTVPQASEIIDFSGGRVKLVGYRIGESSVVGRKLIHLPELMQGLSVIIAAIVRGEKLIIPSGEDVIEQDDLVYFVCMEDRVHDIMASLGSKAEPVKSLLIIGGGDIGFRLAQRLERSYHVRLVENDADRCQWLAQSLNRAIVLHGDGRDQDLLQEENVKDMDMVVSLTGDEETNILTSLLAKSLGAKRAVTRINKFAYFPLVRAIGIENIVSPRQSAVNSILQYMRKGMVISAASIRGDEAEALEAIVPEHSDLVGKAIKDLKLPKGALILTIQRAGEIVFPSGDAVIEPGDRIVILSTRKTISRIEKRLEVKLESV; this is translated from the coding sequence ATGTCATTGAAGGTTATCATCATCGGCGCGGGTGAGGTCGGTTATCATATCGCCCGTCGTCTTTCTGCAGAAGCCAAGGATGTCGTGATCATCGATAGGGACCCAAAAGCCCTGAAACGGATCATTGAATCCATTGATGTTCAGATCATTGAAGGGTCAGGCTCGGTCCCCGGAATCCTGCAAAGCGCCGGTATTGATGAAGCCGACGTGCTGTTGGCCGTGACGGATTCAGACGAGATCAATATCATTGCCTGTACTTTTGCCTCGGCACTGGCCCCGGATATCGTCAAGCTGGCTCGTATCCGCAACGACGAATACGTCAATGTGGGAGAGCACAGTGTCAAGACATTGCTGAATATCGACAAGACCATCAACCCCGATGTTGAAGTGGTCAAGGCTATTGAGCAGGCCGTTACCGTTCCTCAGGCTTCTGAAATAATTGATTTTTCCGGAGGCAGAGTCAAGCTTGTAGGCTACAGGATCGGTGAGAGTTCCGTGGTCGGGCGCAAGCTGATCCATTTGCCCGAGCTGATGCAGGGGCTCTCCGTCATCATCGCAGCCATTGTACGCGGTGAGAAGCTGATCATTCCTTCGGGTGAAGACGTCATCGAGCAAGATGATCTCGTCTATTTCGTGTGCATGGAAGACCGGGTGCATGACATCATGGCCAGTCTTGGGAGCAAGGCGGAGCCAGTCAAAAGTCTGTTGATCATCGGCGGAGGCGATATCGGGTTTCGTCTGGCGCAACGCCTTGAAAGAAGCTACCACGTCCGCTTGGTGGAGAATGATGCCGATCGCTGCCAATGGCTGGCTCAGAGTCTGAATCGTGCCATCGTGCTGCATGGTGATGGCCGGGATCAGGATCTGCTCCAAGAAGAAAACGTGAAAGATATGGATATGGTGGTCAGCCTGACCGGAGACGAGGAGACCAATATCCTGACGTCTCTGCTGGCCAAGAGCCTGGGAGCCAAGAGAGCGGTCACACGGATCAACAAGTTTGCCTATTTCCCGCTGGTGCGGGCCATCGGTATCGAGAACATCGTCAGTCCGCGTCAGAGCGCGGTCAATTCCATCCTGCAATACATGCGCAAGGGTATGGTTATCTCCGCCGCCTCCATCAGGGGCGACGAGGCCGAAGCCCTGGAAGCCATCGTGCCGGAACATTCGGACCTTGTGGGCAAGGCCATCAAGGATTTGAAGCTGCCCAAGGGCGCGCTCATCCTGACCATCCAGCGCGCAGGCGAAATCGTATTCCCCTCCGGAGACGCAGTGATTGAACCCGGTGATCGCATCGTCATCCTGTCCACACGCAAGACCATCAGCCGCATCGAGAAACGACTCGAGGTCAAGTTGGAGTCGGTTTAA
- a CDS encoding TrkH family potassium uptake protein has protein sequence MRWQYTLYVVGALLVSIGMTMLLALGWSVYYGDSAIMPLMESILITLSIGGGMFHIFRNPEAPAMNHREGMAIVAIGWIAAALMGALPFWFAGTFATFTDCFFESMSGFTTTGASVLSDIEALPRGILFWRSLTHWLGGMGIIVLSLAILPFLGVGGMQLYKAEVPGPVAEKLKPRIKDTAMLLWKVYLLFTVLQTVLLLLGGMDLFESLCHTFGTMATGGFSTRNTSIAAYDSVYFDTVITIFMLIAGANFTLHYNVLRGRPAVMFRDPEFKFFMSIFVIFTLASTISIWGNNYESLGDALRFASFQVASIMTTTGYATADYEIWTPLPQALLLLLMFLGGCAGSTGGGIKCMRIMLLLKLAYQELFRLIHPRAVTRVKLGRHNVEPEVLSSITGFFMLFLGLFILSSFLLAAMGVDVVTAFSAVVASIGNIGPGLGGVGPTDNYAHLPMMGKWLLVFCMLLGRLEIYTVIILFVPEFWRK, from the coding sequence ATGCGCTGGCAATACACCCTCTACGTGGTTGGAGCGCTTCTCGTTTCCATTGGCATGACCATGCTCCTGGCTTTGGGCTGGTCGGTGTACTATGGAGATTCCGCTATCATGCCGCTCATGGAGTCGATTCTTATTACTCTGAGCATCGGTGGGGGCATGTTCCACATCTTCCGTAACCCGGAAGCTCCAGCCATGAACCACCGCGAGGGCATGGCCATTGTCGCCATCGGCTGGATCGCCGCCGCGCTTATGGGGGCGTTGCCGTTCTGGTTTGCCGGGACATTTGCGACGTTTACCGACTGCTTCTTTGAATCGATGTCCGGCTTCACCACCACCGGAGCCAGTGTGCTTTCGGATATTGAGGCCCTGCCACGGGGTATTCTGTTCTGGCGTTCACTCACGCACTGGCTGGGTGGTATGGGAATTATCGTGCTTTCCCTGGCCATCCTGCCTTTTCTGGGCGTTGGCGGCATGCAGCTGTACAAGGCCGAGGTGCCTGGGCCTGTGGCCGAGAAGCTGAAGCCCCGCATCAAGGACACAGCCATGTTGCTGTGGAAGGTCTATCTGCTGTTTACGGTTTTGCAAACGGTGCTTTTACTGTTGGGGGGTATGGATTTGTTCGAATCCCTGTGCCACACCTTCGGGACAATGGCCACGGGGGGCTTTTCCACACGCAATACTTCCATCGCTGCTTATGACAGTGTGTATTTCGACACGGTCATCACCATCTTCATGCTCATTGCCGGAGCGAACTTTACCCTGCATTACAACGTGCTTCGGGGACGCCCGGCGGTCATGTTCCGTGACCCTGAATTCAAGTTCTTCATGAGTATTTTCGTTATTTTTACCCTGGCTTCCACCATCAGCATCTGGGGCAATAACTACGAATCCCTCGGTGATGCGCTGCGGTTTGCCTCTTTCCAGGTGGCATCCATCATGACCACCACAGGCTATGCCACGGCGGATTATGAAATCTGGACACCGCTGCCTCAGGCGTTGCTCCTGTTGCTCATGTTTCTGGGCGGTTGCGCCGGTTCCACCGGGGGCGGCATCAAGTGCATGCGCATCATGCTGCTGCTGAAGCTGGCCTATCAGGAGCTGTTCAGGCTCATCCATCCGCGCGCCGTGACCCGAGTCAAGTTGGGACGCCACAATGTTGAACCCGAGGTTCTGTCGTCCATCACTGGGTTCTTCATGCTCTTTCTGGGTCTGTTCATTCTCTCATCGTTCCTGCTGGCGGCCATGGGAGTGGATGTGGTTACAGCCTTCTCCGCGGTGGTTGCCAGTATCGGCAACATCGGCCCCGGTCTGGGCGGTGTCGGCCCAACGGATAACTATGCGCATTTGCCCATGATGGGGAAATGGCTGCTGGTCTTCTGCATGCTCTTGGGACGCCTGGAGATTTATACCGTAATCATTCTGTTCGTTCCCGAGTTTTGGCGCAAATAG